Part of the Xylanivirga thermophila genome, GGGCATTAAACAGAAAGTTCGTACGTATGTCCCTTGGCGGTGTACGTGATGAGGCTGAAATAAGGGGACATAGGCGTACCTATGTAGGTGCCATCCCGGGACGTATAATATCCTCTATAAAGACGGCTGGATCTAAAAATCCACTTTTTCTATTGGATGAGATAGATAAGATAGGCAGTGATTTTCGTGGGGATCCAGCTTCTGCCCTACTTGAGGTATTGGATGCGGAACAGAATTATGCCTTTAGGGATCATTATTTAGAGCTTCCATTTGATTTATCTAAGGTTATGTTTTTAACTACTGCAAATACACTAGATACGATACCAAGGCCCCTCTTAGATAGGATGGAAATCATCAGGATTCCGGGGTATACTGAGGATGAGAAGCTCAATATAGCAAAACAATATCTCATTCCCAAGCAGCTTAAGGAACACGGATTACCCGAGGATGGAATAATGATGTCCGATAATACCATAAGGGATATTATAAACTACTATACAAGGGAGGCAGGAGTTAGAGAGCTTGAGAGGCAGATAGCAGCCGTATGTCGCAAGGCGGCAAGGCGAGTGGCTGAGATGGGCACAAAGCGGGTGAGAATAACATCCTCCAACCTTAGAAAATACCTAGGTATACCCATATACAGCTATGATAGGGCCGATGAAGAGGATGAGGTTGGAGTGGCAACGGGTATGGCCTGGACCCCTGTTGGAGGGGATACTCTGTTTATAGAGGCTACTCCAGTACCAGGTACTGGTAAGCTAGTATTAACAGGTCATTTAGGTGACGTTATGAAAGAGTCTGCCCAGGCTGCTTTTACCTATATACGCTCAAAGGCCAAAGAATTTGGCCTCGAACCGAATTTTCATGAAACCATCGATATGCATGTACATGTACCTGAAGGGGCAATACCAAAGGATGGACCATCGGCAGGTATAACCCTTACTACGGCTATGCTGTCGGCTTTGACAGAGATACCCATAAGACGTGATGTAGCCATGACCGGAGAGATAACCCTAAGGGGTAGAGTGCTGCCAATAGGAGGGCTTAAGGAGAAGACCCTGGCTGCCCACAGGGCGGGTATAAGTACCGTCATTATTCCCCATGAAAATATAAAGGATCTGGAAGATATACCGGATAATATAAAGAACAAACTGGATATAGTAGCTGTGAAGAACATGGATGAAGTGCTTAAGCTTGCATTAGTAGAGATGCCGGAGAAATCTAAGAATGAATAGATTGAAGAAAAAGGAGAATGAGGGAAATGGGGCAAATGCAAATAAAGAAGGCGCAATACCTAAAAGGAGCTGTTAAAAAAGAGGATTGCCCAAGGGATGGGCTACCTCAAATAGCCCTTGCAGGTAAATCAAATGTGGGCAAGTCCTCCCTTATAAACTGTGTAGCAAACAATTATAAGCTGGCTAGGGTGAGTGGCCAGCCAGGCAAGACCCGTATTTTAAACTTTTATATGATGAATGATAAATTTTATCTAGTAGATCTACCTGGCTATGGCTTTGCAAGGGTATCCATGGAAGAGCAGGAGGCATGGGGTGATATGATGAATTCATATCTTACATCAAATGAGACCATCGCCCTTATAGTACATATAGTGGATATACGCCATGCACCTACCCAACTGGATATACAAATGGCTGAATGGATACGGCATTTTAATATGCCGGTGGCTGTTGTTGCTACCAAAGCGGACAAGATATCAAAGGGCAGATGGAGGGGACAGATAAAAGATGTACAATCTGCCCTAGGGTATGATGAAAAGGTACCTATAATACCTTTTTCTGCTGTTACCCGCCAGGGCAGGGATGAGCTTTTGTCTGTAATGAACGAGTTTATTTTGGCTCATCGTCAGAATTAGGTGACTCATTGACCTCTGCTTTTGGGAGATCTTGTAGCTGCTTTATCTCAAAATCATGTCTCTTTACATTGCTTTGAAGGCTATACAGGCTCCGTTCATTTTGAATGAGTTTATCCTGTATGGCATATAGGGCCTGATATATCTCCTCTATCTGGCGGGAGAGGCGAGAGGATTCTTTTTTTAGGTCTTCAAGCCATTTTGTTCCTTCCTGAGCCATATTGCTGGTTTGGGGAGGGGCATTTAATTTTTGGGGCATAAGACCCAATGGGAAAATATTAAGCTTGGGAGATATGGTACCCCATATCTCCAGATGGGGAGGAAGGGCATCATAGAGCAATGATACATATTCAAAATGTTCAATGTTTTTAGGATGTTCCACCATTATACTTTGGGATTTGGACCAGTTGAGGCCATTATTATCTGACCACTTAAATAATATGGACTCCCCATTTTGCCAAAAACAATATAGTGTCTTATTATAAAAAAATGCAGGGCGGGAGGCTTTTTCCTTATCCTTATTGAGCACACCTTCCGGCCATTTTATAGGATCGTCATTATTATTCGATGTCAGATATTTTATAATATTTGCATCCTCGCCTTTTTCGATCCATGCTATGTGTATATTATTATCTGAATCCACGTATATGGTTGTATCCCTATAGCTATTCATACTACTATGTACTGAGCTGGGTGTTGTCCATATATTTGTCTTTGAGTCAAATTTACAATAAAAAAGGCTAGTCTCCCGCCTCCTTTGAAACCTATACAGTATG contains:
- the lon gene encoding endopeptidase La, whose protein sequence is MGDNTDIKILPVLTLRGLAVFPYMVLHFDVVREKSIAAIEQAMVGNQEIFLVAQNDPKADEPHIEDIHEVGTIAKIKQILKLPGNNIRVLVEGLSRGRMLEYIKEDPYFEGKVEACRDPEMEKVNLEQEGLMRSLLDLFDDYVKISSRLAPETLVSVSTVNDPGQLSDIIAANVLVKMEDKQDILDAIDITDRLERLYDILSREIEISRIERRIAGRVKKQIDKVQREYYLREQLKAIQKELGEYDSTVGEVEEYKSNLESANLPKEVKEKAFKELEKLSRMPSASAEGTVVRNYLDWIIDLPWNDETVDNTDMKIAAKVLDEDHYGLYKVKERILEYLAVKNLTKTMKGPILCFVGPPGVGKTSIAKSIARALNRKFVRMSLGGVRDEAEIRGHRRTYVGAIPGRIISSIKTAGSKNPLFLLDEIDKIGSDFRGDPASALLEVLDAEQNYAFRDHYLELPFDLSKVMFLTTANTLDTIPRPLLDRMEIIRIPGYTEDEKLNIAKQYLIPKQLKEHGLPEDGIMMSDNTIRDIINYYTREAGVRELERQIAAVCRKAARRVAEMGTKRVRITSSNLRKYLGIPIYSYDRADEEDEVGVATGMAWTPVGGDTLFIEATPVPGTGKLVLTGHLGDVMKESAQAAFTYIRSKAKEFGLEPNFHETIDMHVHVPEGAIPKDGPSAGITLTTAMLSALTEIPIRRDVAMTGEITLRGRVLPIGGLKEKTLAAHRAGISTVIIPHENIKDLEDIPDNIKNKLDIVAVKNMDEVLKLALVEMPEKSKNE
- the yihA gene encoding ribosome biogenesis GTP-binding protein YihA/YsxC; translated protein: MGQMQIKKAQYLKGAVKKEDCPRDGLPQIALAGKSNVGKSSLINCVANNYKLARVSGQPGKTRILNFYMMNDKFYLVDLPGYGFARVSMEEQEAWGDMMNSYLTSNETIALIVHIVDIRHAPTQLDIQMAEWIRHFNMPVAVVATKADKISKGRWRGQIKDVQSALGYDEKVPIIPFSAVTRQGRDELLSVMNEFILAHRQN